In a genomic window of Quercus lobata isolate SW786 chromosome 4, ValleyOak3.0 Primary Assembly, whole genome shotgun sequence:
- the LOC115987722 gene encoding thaumatin-like protein 1, with protein sequence MGIRVVFLLTLASLYFSGAHSATFAITNNCPFKVWPGTLTGSGGPQLSLLTGLELASGASSSLNVHPPWSGRFWARYQCSKDHFGKFSCSSGDCGSGQIACNGAGAIPPASLVEFTVATNGGRDFYDVSLVDGFNLPISVTPHGGKEGCHTTSCRANVNTVCPLELAVKASDGSVIACKSACLAFKQPQYCCTGDFGSPDTCSPSNYSRIFKDQCPQAYSYAYDDKSSTFTCTGGADYAITFCP encoded by the exons ATGGGGATTCGAGTAGTCTTTCTCCTCACTTTGGCCTCGCTCTATTTTTCAG GGGCTCACTCAGCTACATTTGCAATCACAAACAACTGCCCATTCAAAGTCTGGCCAGGAACCTTAACTGGCTCCGGCGGTCCTCAGTTATCTCTATTAACTGGTTTGGAGTTAGCATCCGGTGCTTCATCCTCTCTTAATGTCCATCCCCCATGGTCTGGTCGGTTTTGGGCACGATATCAATGTTCTAAGGACCACTTTGGAAAGTTTAGTTGCAGCAGTGGAGACTGTGGATCAGGTCAAATAGCATGCAATGGTGCTGGTGCAATTCCACCAGCATCCCTAGTGGAATTCACAGTTGCAACAAATGGTGGACGAGATTTCTATGATGTTAGTCTTGTGGATGGCTTTAATTTGCCAATCTCAGTAACCCCCCATGGTGGAAAAGAAGGGTGTCATACCACAAGCTGCAGAGCTAATGTGAACACAGTTTGTCCTCTCGAGTTGGCTGTGAAAGCATCAGATGGTAGTGTAATTGCTTGCAAGAGTGCATGTTTGGCATTCAAACAGCCACAATACTGTTGTACAGGTGATTTTGGTTCGCCAGATACATGCTCGCCATCTAACTATTCAAGGATTTTCAAGGACCAATGTCCACAAGCATATAGCTATGCTTATGATGATAAATCTAGCACCTTTACTTGCACTGGTGGGGCAGACTATGCCATAACTTTCTGTCCTTAA
- the LOC115985793 gene encoding mitogen-activated protein kinase kinase kinase 17-like — protein sequence MYSVLWERGPLLGKGAFGSVFLAKPTSKFRSFPSLMAVKSAEISVSATLQKEKEVFDNVQGYPFVIHCFGEDSTVEDNGDMVYNLLLEYASGGSLRDLIHNSSGCGLPESDVKRYTKCILKGLNHIHGCGYVHCDIKPENVLLVNVSASATDGAHFVAKIADLGLAKRSWQRKKMRMDLRGTALYMAPECLIECVQEPPSDIWALGCVVCEMLTGKSPWDRGKEFNKRDLFNLIVDERELPEIPTGVSSQAKDFLKACLVKKYMYRFTAEMLMDHPFLDGLGDEEIPAVTCVFGTDEADYEVFCFSEDYELSCSSGDLSLLPDDGMALCFPPSQFDDLGEHLDGRSDENVPVLGQKRKRVTCYDNHICERAARRTLKCPASTIPAVGA from the coding sequence ATGTATTCAGTATTGTGGGAGAGAGGCCCGTTGCTGGGCAAAGGAGCATTTGGGTCTGTGTTTCTGGCCAAACCCACATCCAAGTTTCGctcttttccttctttgatGGCAGTGAAGTCAGCGGAGATTTCTGTTTCTGCTACACTTCAGAAggagaaagaggtttttgacaATGTTCAGGGCTACCCTTTTGTCATTCACTGCTTTGGTGAAGACTCCACGGTTGAAGATAACGGTGACATGGTTTATAACTTGTTGCTTGAGTACGCTTCTGGTGGAAGCTTGAGAGATTTGATTCATAATTCTAGTGGGTGTGGTTTGCCTGAAAGTGATGTCAAACGCTACACCAAGTGTATTCTAAAAGGGCTTAATCATATTCATGGATGTGGGTATGTACACTGTGATATCAAGCCTGAGAATGTTCTGCTTGTGAATGTGAGTGCTAGTGCTACTGATGGTGCTCATTTTGTGGCCAAGATTGCTGATCTTGGGTTGGCCAAGAGGTCATGgcagaggaagaagatgaggaTGGACTTGAGAGGCACTGCTTTGTATATGGCACCTGAGTGTTTGATTGAGTGTGTGCAAGAGCCTCCCTCTGATATTTGGGCTTTGGGTTGTGTTGTTTGTGAGATGTTGACTGGGAAATCTCCCTGGGATAGGGGAAAAGAGTTTAACAAACGGGATCTGTTCAATCTTATTGTTGACGAGCGCGAATTGCCTGAAATTCCAACTGGGGTTTCAAGTCAAGCCAAAGATTTTCTGAAAGCGTGCCTTGTAAAGAAATATATGTATAGGTTCACTGCTGAGATGTTGATGGATCACCCGTTTCTTGACGGACTTGGTGATGAAGAAATACCGGCTGTTACCTGTGTTTTTGGGACAGATGAGGCCGATTATGAGGTTTTTTGTTTCTCAGAAGATTATGAGTTAAGTTGTTCTTCTGGTGATTTGAGCTTGCTGCCTGATGATGGTATGGCGTTATGTTTTCCTCCTTCGCAATTTGATGATTTGGGAGAACATTTGGATGGGAGATCAGATGAAAATGTGCCTGTTTTAGGCCAGAAAAGGAAGAGGGTTACTTGTTATGATAACCATATATGTGAGAGAGCAGCGCGTCGAACTTTGAAGTGCCCTGCTTCTACCATACCTGCTGTTGGAGCTTGA
- the LOC115986799 gene encoding zinc finger CCCH domain-containing protein 17-like, which yields MEIKTARRGPQGKESSVFDRLGAGRGGHLNNSSNKICKFWLSGRCLKNPCRFAHSETPDVATIHRPRQTPYYPHSSNALVSNTWRRAPRISQNVQEKVVNHKSCENVPGKSESDLEDIKKKSPEGSSECSVVENDSNLENVVEEKPLEHVPKKTAERVCEFWVQGTCVYGDQCPYLHSWFRGDKFKRLAELQGHNKAVNGIALPLRCNKLCSGSSDGTIRLWDCHTGQCANVINLGGEVGSVCSEGPWLFVGMPNVVKVWNTESGAEYSLNGPVGQVNALESVYNLLFAGVEDGVILAWKGTYETNLTFQLAATLKGHTHGITSLVVGGGNRLYSGSKDHTIRVWDHENWQCIMTLNGHDDVVKSLMCWDKYLLSGSLDCTIKVWASTDDGSLEVIYTHSEEQGIIALAGMTDPDVKPILYCSCSDKSVHLYELPIFTDRGRLFSKQEVQTLQIGPGGLFFTGDQTGLLTVYTWVAD from the exons ATGGAGATTAAAACTGCAAGAAGAGGGCCACAGGGAAAAGAAAGTTCTGTTTTTGATCGATTAGGAGCAGGACGAGGAGGGCATTTAAACAACAGCAGCAACAAGATATGCAAATTTTGGCTCAGTGGTAGATGCCTTAAAAACCCATGTAGGTTTGCCCATTCAGAAACACCTGATGTGGCCACCATTCACCGTCCCAGGCAGACTCCTTACTACCCTCACTCCAGCAACGCTTTAGTTTCGAATACTTGGCGAAGGGCTCCTAGGATTTCACAAAATGTTCAGGAGAAGGTTGTTAACCACAAGTCTTGCGAAAATGTTCCTGGGAAGTCTGAATCAGACTTGGAAGATATTAAAAAGAAGTCGCCAGAAGGTTCTTCAGAATGTTCTGTTGTTGAAAATGATTCTAATCTGGAGAATGTGGTCGAAGAAAAGCCTCTGGAGCATGTTCCTAAGAAAACTGCAGAAAGGGTTTGTGAGTTCTGGGTGCAAGGGACGTGTGTCTATGGTGATCAGTGCCCTTACCTACACTCATGGTTTCGTGGGGATAAGTTCAAAAGGTTGGCAGAGCTTCAAGGGCACAACAAG GCAGTCAATGGAATTGCACTTCCTCTAAGATGCAACAAGCTTTGTTCAGGTAGTAGTGATGGAACAATTCGGCTTTGGGACTGCCATACTGGTCAATGTGCTAATGTGATTAACCTTGGTGGGGAAGTTGGATCTGTTTGTAGTGAAGGCCCATGGCTCTTTGTTGGCATGCCAAATGTTGTGAAG GTGTGGAATACCGAATCAGGTGCTGAATACAGTCTCAATGGACCTGTTGGGCAAGTCAATGCATTGGAATCTGTTTACAATTTGCTTTTTGCTGGGGTAGAG GATGGTGTTATTTTGGCATGGAAAGGCACTTATGAAACTAACCTTACATTTCAACTTGCTGCAACCCTTAAAGGCCACACACATGGTATAACATCTTTAGTTGTTGGAGGAGGCAACAGGTTGTACTCGGGTTCCAAGGACCACACAATAAGG GTTTGGGATCATGAAAATTGGCAGTGTATTATGACACTGAATGGGCATGATGATGTTGTGAAGTCTCTCATGTGCTGGGATAAGTATTTGCTGTCTGGTTCATTGGATTGCACGATAAAAGTTTGGGCTTCTACTGATGATGGCAGCCTGGAAGTAATCTATACTCACAGTGAAGAACAG GGCATCATTGCACTTGCTGGGATGACTGATCCCGATGTTAAACCAATCTTGTATTGCTCTTGTAGTGATAAATCTGTCCACCTCTATGAACTGCCAAT ATTCACTGACAGGGGCagattattttcaaaacaagaagTCCAGACTCTTCAAATAGGTCCTGGGGGCCTCTTTTTTACTGGGGATCAGACTGGTTTGCTGACAGTGTATACATGGGTAGCAGACTAA